A single region of the Leclercia sp. AS011 genome encodes:
- a CDS encoding 5-formyltetrahydrofolate cyclo-ligase produces the protein MTQLPEVPASRQHIRQFIRQQRRALSPEQQAHSAQQAAARMMAYPPVVMAHTVALFLSFDGELDTQPLIDELWRTGKKVYLPVLHPFSPGNLLFLHYHPHSELVVNRLKITEPKLDVRDVLPLEQLDVLVTPLVAFDESGQRLGMGGGFYDRTLQNWQQYGLQPVGYAHDCQRVEALPVEKWDIPLPAVVTPSRVWQW, from the coding sequence ATGACGCAACTTCCTGAAGTCCCTGCCTCACGTCAACACATTCGTCAGTTTATCCGTCAGCAACGCAGAGCCTTGTCTCCTGAACAGCAAGCCCATTCCGCCCAGCAAGCCGCGGCACGCATGATGGCTTATCCGCCCGTTGTGATGGCGCATACCGTCGCCCTGTTCCTCTCTTTTGATGGCGAACTCGATACCCAACCGCTGATCGATGAACTCTGGCGTACCGGAAAGAAGGTCTACCTGCCGGTACTGCACCCGTTCAGTCCGGGGAATCTGCTGTTTCTGCACTATCACCCTCACAGCGAACTGGTGGTGAATCGTCTGAAAATTACCGAACCGAAGCTGGACGTGCGCGACGTGTTGCCGCTTGAGCAACTGGACGTGCTGGTAACGCCGCTGGTAGCCTTTGATGAGAGCGGTCAGCGTCTGGGGATGGGCGGCGGTTTTTACGACAGGACGCTGCAAAACTGGCAACAGTACGGACTACAGCCGGTGGGTTACGCGCACGATTGTCAGCGCGTGGAGGCATTGCCGGTGGAGAAATGGGACATTCCGCTGCCTGCGGTGGTGACGCCGTCAAGGGTCTGGCAGTGGTAA
- the serA gene encoding phosphoglycerate dehydrogenase, with protein MAKVSLEKDKIKFLLVEGVHQKALDSLRAAGYTNIEFHKGALDTEQLKESIRDAHFIGLRSRTHLTEDVIAAAEKLVAIGCFCIGTNQVDLNAAAKRGIPVFNAPFSNTRSVAELVIGELLLLLRGIPEANAKAHRGIWNKLASGSFEARGKKLGIIGYGHIGTQLGILAESLGMHVFFYDIESKLPLGNATQVQHLSDLLNMSDVVSLHVPENASTKNMMGAEELALMKPGSLLINAARGTVVDIPALCEALKSKHLAGAAIDVFPTEPATNSDPFTSPLCEFDNVILTPHIGGSTQEAQENIGLEVAGKLSKYSDNGSTLSAVNFPEVSLPLHGGRRLLHIHENRPGVLTAINQIFAEQGVNIAAQYLQTNAQMGYVVIDIEADEDVAEKALQGMKAIPGTIRARLLY; from the coding sequence ATGGCAAAGGTATCACTGGAGAAAGACAAGATTAAATTTCTGCTGGTCGAAGGGGTGCATCAGAAAGCACTGGATAGCCTTCGTGCGGCAGGTTACACCAACATCGAATTTCACAAAGGTGCACTGGATACCGAACAGCTGAAAGAGTCGATCCGTGATGCCCACTTCATTGGCCTGCGATCCCGTACCCACCTGACCGAAGATGTAATTGCCGCAGCAGAAAAACTGGTTGCGATTGGCTGCTTCTGTATCGGGACCAACCAGGTCGATCTCAATGCGGCCGCGAAGCGCGGTATTCCAGTGTTCAACGCGCCATTCTCCAACACCCGTTCCGTGGCGGAGCTGGTGATCGGTGAACTCCTGCTGCTGCTGCGTGGCATCCCGGAAGCCAACGCCAAAGCCCACCGCGGGATCTGGAACAAACTGGCATCCGGCTCTTTCGAAGCGCGTGGTAAAAAACTGGGCATTATCGGTTACGGCCACATCGGCACGCAGCTGGGCATTCTGGCGGAATCGCTGGGGATGCACGTTTTCTTCTACGACATCGAAAGTAAGCTGCCGCTGGGTAACGCCACCCAGGTTCAACATCTCTCCGACCTGCTGAATATGAGCGACGTGGTGAGCCTGCACGTGCCGGAAAACGCCTCCACCAAAAACATGATGGGTGCGGAAGAGCTGGCGCTGATGAAGCCAGGCTCGCTGCTGATCAACGCCGCGCGCGGTACGGTGGTGGATATCCCTGCGCTGTGCGAAGCCCTGAAAAGTAAACATCTGGCGGGGGCGGCCATTGACGTCTTCCCGACCGAGCCAGCGACCAACAGCGATCCGTTCACCTCACCGCTGTGCGAGTTCGACAACGTGATCCTGACCCCGCACATTGGGGGTTCTACTCAGGAAGCGCAGGAAAATATCGGTCTCGAAGTGGCCGGTAAGCTGAGCAAATACTCGGACAACGGTTCAACCCTGTCGGCGGTCAACTTCCCGGAAGTCTCTCTGCCGCTGCACGGTGGACGTCGTCTGCTGCACATTCACGAAAACCGCCCGGGCGTGCTGACGGCCATTAACCAGATCTTCGCTGAGCAGGGTGTGAACATCGCCGCACAGTATCTGCAAACTAACGCGCAGATGGGCTATGTGGTTATCGATATCGAAGCGGATGAAGACGTTGCAGAGAAAGCGCTGCAGGGGATGAAGGCTATTCCTGGTACCATTCGCGCGCGTCTGCTGTACTGA
- the zapA gene encoding cell division protein ZapA — protein sequence MSAQPVDIQIFGRSLRVNCPPEQRDALNQAADDLNQRLQDLKERTRVTNTEQLVFIAALNISYELAQEKAKTRDYAASMEQRIKMLQQTIEQALLDQGRITDRPGQNFE from the coding sequence ATGTCTGCACAACCCGTCGATATCCAAATTTTTGGCCGTTCGCTGCGAGTGAATTGTCCGCCTGAACAAAGGGATGCTTTGAATCAGGCTGCGGATGATTTGAATCAGCGGTTGCAAGATTTAAAAGAACGCACTAGAGTCACAAATACTGAGCAGCTGGTCTTCATCGCCGCGTTGAACATCAGTTATGAACTGGCTCAGGAAAAAGCGAAGACCCGCGATTACGCGGCGAGCATGGAACAACGCATTAAAATGCTCCAGCAGACCATTGAACAGGCATTGCTTGATCAGGGTCGCATTACAGACAGACCGGGGCAAAACTTTGAATAA
- the gcvT gene encoding glycine cleavage system aminomethyltransferase GcvT codes for MAQQTPLYEQHVLCGARMVDFHGWMMPLHYGSQIDEHHAVRTDAGMFDVSHMTIVDLHGSRTREFLRYLLANDVAKLTKPGKALYSGMLNASGGVIDDLIVYYFTEDFFRLVVNSATREKDLAWITQHAEPYAIDITVRDDLALIAVQGPNAQAKAASLFTDEQRQATDGMKPFFGVQAGDLFIATTGYTGEAGYEIAMPNEKATDFWRALVEAGVKPAGLGARDTLRLEAGMNLYGQEMDEGVSPLAANMGWTIAWEPADRDFIGREVLEQQREKGTEQLVGLVMTEKGVLRGELPVRFTDANGNHCEGIITSGTFSPTLGYSIALARVPAGIGETAVVQIRNREMPVRVTKPIFVRAGKPVA; via the coding sequence ATGGCTCAACAGACTCCTTTGTACGAACAGCACGTGTTATGCGGCGCCCGCATGGTGGACTTCCACGGCTGGATGATGCCGCTGCACTACGGCTCGCAAATTGATGAGCACCACGCGGTGCGCACCGATGCCGGTATGTTCGACGTCTCGCATATGACCATTGTCGATCTGCATGGCAGCCGCACCCGGGAGTTTCTGCGTTATCTGCTGGCAAACGACGTGGCGAAACTGACGAAGCCGGGCAAAGCGCTCTATTCCGGCATGCTGAATGCCTCCGGCGGCGTGATTGACGACCTGATTGTTTATTACTTCACCGAAGATTTCTTCCGCCTCGTTGTTAACTCCGCCACCCGTGAAAAAGACCTCGCCTGGATCACCCAACACGCCGAACCTTACGCCATCGACATCACCGTGCGTGACGATCTGGCGCTGATCGCCGTGCAGGGGCCGAACGCGCAGGCGAAAGCCGCGTCCCTGTTCACTGACGAACAGCGTCAAGCCACCGACGGCATGAAGCCGTTCTTTGGCGTGCAGGCGGGCGATCTGTTTATCGCCACCACCGGCTACACCGGTGAAGCGGGCTATGAAATTGCGATGCCGAACGAAAAAGCGACCGATTTCTGGCGTGCGCTGGTGGAGGCGGGCGTGAAGCCAGCCGGTCTGGGCGCGCGCGATACGCTGCGTCTGGAAGCCGGGATGAATTTGTACGGCCAGGAGATGGACGAAGGCGTCTCTCCGCTGGCGGCCAACATGGGCTGGACCATTGCATGGGAACCGGCTGACCGCGACTTTATCGGTCGTGAAGTGCTGGAACAGCAGCGTGAGAAGGGCACCGAACAGCTGGTTGGCCTGGTGATGACCGAGAAGGGCGTGCTGCGCGGCGAGCTGCCGGTGCGTTTCACCGATGCCAATGGCAACCACTGCGAAGGCATTATCACCAGCGGCACCTTCTCCCCGACGCTGGGCTACAGTATTGCTCTGGCGCGTGTGCCGGCGGGCATTGGCGAGACTGCCGTGGTGCAGATCCGCAACCGCGAAATGCCGGTCCGCGTGACCAAACCGATTTTTGTTCGCGCCGGTAAGCCGGTCGCCTAA
- the ubiI gene encoding FAD-dependent 2-octaprenylphenol hydroxylase — MQNVDVAIVGGGMVGLALACGLQGSGLRVAVLEQKEPQPVALDAPPELRVSAINAASEKLLTRIGVWSDIIAQRASCYHGMEVWDKDSFGHIAFDDESMGYSHLGHIIENAVIHHALWQKAQQCSDVTLIAPAQLQQVAWGENDAFITLQSGDMLTARLVVGADGANSWLRNKADIPLTYWDYRHHALVATIRTAEPHQAVARQIFHNDGILAFLPLSDPHLCSIVWSLSPEKAQQMQEASTDEFNQALCVAFDNRLGLCAVESERQVFPLTGRYARQFAAHRLALVGDAAHTIHPLAGQGVNLGFMDAAELVNELRRLHREGKDIGQHLYLRRYERSRKHSAAMMLAGMQGFRELFAGANPAKKLLRDLGLKLADTLPGVKPQLLRQAMGLNDLPDWLR; from the coding sequence GTGCAGAATGTTGATGTTGCCATTGTCGGTGGCGGAATGGTAGGACTGGCGCTGGCCTGCGGTCTGCAGGGCAGCGGTCTGCGCGTGGCGGTGCTGGAGCAGAAAGAGCCTCAGCCTGTCGCTCTCGATGCGCCGCCGGAACTCCGGGTCTCGGCGATTAACGCCGCCAGCGAAAAGCTGCTGACCCGCATCGGCGTCTGGTCAGATATTATTGCCCAGCGCGCCAGCTGCTATCACGGGATGGAAGTGTGGGATAAAGACAGCTTCGGGCATATCGCCTTTGATGATGAGAGCATGGGCTACAGCCATCTTGGTCATATCATCGAAAATGCGGTGATCCACCATGCGCTATGGCAAAAAGCGCAGCAGTGCAGCGACGTGACGCTGATTGCCCCCGCGCAGCTGCAGCAGGTGGCATGGGGCGAAAACGACGCCTTTATCACCCTGCAAAGCGGCGACATGCTCACCGCGCGTCTGGTGGTGGGGGCCGATGGCGCAAACTCCTGGCTGCGTAACAAAGCCGACATTCCGCTGACATACTGGGACTATCGCCATCATGCGCTGGTCGCCACCATCCGCACCGCGGAGCCGCATCAGGCCGTGGCCCGGCAGATTTTTCACAACGATGGCATCCTCGCCTTCCTGCCTCTCAGCGATCCGCATCTCTGCTCGATCGTCTGGTCGCTTTCGCCCGAGAAGGCGCAGCAGATGCAGGAGGCATCAACCGACGAGTTTAATCAGGCCCTGTGCGTGGCCTTTGATAACCGGCTGGGGCTCTGCGCCGTCGAAAGCGAGCGTCAGGTGTTCCCGTTAACCGGCCGCTATGCGCGCCAGTTCGCGGCGCACCGTCTGGCGCTGGTGGGCGACGCGGCGCACACCATTCATCCGCTGGCCGGGCAGGGCGTGAACCTGGGCTTTATGGATGCCGCCGAGCTGGTGAACGAACTGCGCCGCCTGCACCGTGAGGGCAAGGATATCGGTCAGCATCTCTACCTGCGCCGGTACGAGCGCAGCCGTAAGCACAGCGCGGCGATGATGCTGGCGGGCATGCAGGGGTTCCGTGAACTCTTTGCCGGTGCCAATCCGGCGAAAAAACTGCTGCGCGATCTCGGCCTGAAACTGGCTGATACCCTCCCGGGCGTCAAACCACAGCTCCTGCGTCAGGCAATGGGTCTTAACGATCTTCCCGACTGGCTACGTTAA
- the argO gene encoding arginine exporter ArgO, protein MLSFYIQGLMIGAAMILPLGPQNAFVMNQGIRRQYHLMIALLCAVSDMLLICAGIFGGSALLMQSPWLLALVTWGGVAFLLWYGFGALKTAMGSNIELASAEVMKQGRWKIIVTMLAVTWLNPHVYLDTFVVLGSLGGQLDAEPRRWFALGTVSASFLWFFGLALLAAWLAPRLRTAKAQRIINGLVGVVMWFIAFQLAKEGIHHIRELFY, encoded by the coding sequence ATGTTATCTTTTTACATTCAAGGGCTTATGATTGGTGCGGCGATGATCCTGCCTCTCGGCCCACAAAATGCGTTCGTGATGAATCAGGGCATTCGTCGTCAGTATCACCTGATGATTGCGCTGCTCTGCGCGGTGAGCGACATGCTCCTGATCTGCGCCGGGATTTTCGGCGGCAGCGCGCTGCTGATGCAGTCGCCCTGGCTGCTGGCGCTGGTCACCTGGGGCGGGGTGGCGTTTCTGCTGTGGTACGGCTTTGGTGCCCTCAAAACGGCGATGGGCAGCAATATTGAGCTGGCCAGCGCCGAAGTGATGAAGCAGGGGCGCTGGAAAATTATCGTCACCATGCTGGCGGTGACCTGGCTCAATCCCCATGTTTATCTCGATACCTTTGTGGTGCTGGGCAGCCTCGGGGGGCAACTGGATGCCGAGCCGAGACGCTGGTTTGCGCTGGGTACCGTCAGCGCCTCCTTCCTGTGGTTCTTTGGCCTGGCGCTGCTCGCCGCCTGGCTGGCTCCCCGTCTGCGTACCGCCAAAGCCCAGCGCATTATTAATGGCCTGGTCGGCGTAGTAATGTGGTTTATCGCTTTCCAGCTGGCAAAAGAGGGGATTCATCACATTCGGGAACTATTCTACTAA
- the rpiA gene encoding ribose-5-phosphate isomerase RpiA encodes MTQDELKKAVGWAALQYVQPGTIVGVGTGSTAAHFIDALGTMKGQIEGAVSSSDASTEKLKSLGITVFDLNEVDRLGIYVDGADEINGHMQMIKGGGAALTREKIIASVADKFICIADASKQVDILGNFPLPVEVIPMARSAVARELVKLGGRPEYRQGVVTDNGNVILDVHGLEILDAVALENAINGLPGVVTVGLFANRGADVALIGTADGVKTIVK; translated from the coding sequence ATGACGCAGGATGAACTGAAAAAAGCAGTAGGATGGGCCGCTCTCCAGTATGTACAGCCGGGTACCATTGTCGGCGTGGGCACAGGGTCAACGGCAGCACACTTTATTGATGCGCTGGGCACGATGAAAGGCCAGATCGAGGGCGCAGTTTCCAGCTCCGATGCATCCACGGAAAAGCTGAAAAGCCTCGGGATCACCGTTTTCGATCTCAACGAAGTTGACCGTCTGGGGATTTACGTCGACGGCGCGGATGAGATCAACGGTCACATGCAGATGATCAAGGGCGGTGGTGCGGCGCTGACGCGCGAGAAAATTATCGCCTCCGTCGCGGACAAGTTTATCTGTATCGCCGATGCCTCCAAGCAGGTCGACATCCTGGGCAACTTCCCGCTGCCGGTTGAAGTGATCCCGATGGCGCGCAGCGCGGTCGCCCGCGAGCTGGTGAAACTGGGTGGTCGTCCGGAATACCGTCAGGGCGTGGTAACGGACAACGGTAACGTGATTCTGGATGTTCACGGTCTGGAGATCCTCGACGCCGTAGCGCTGGAAAATGCCATCAATGGTCTGCCAGGCGTGGTAACGGTAGGGTTATTCGCCAACCGTGGCGCGGACGTCGCCCTGATCGGCACCGCCGATGGCGTCAAAACCATCGTAAAATGA
- the ubiH gene encoding 2-octaprenyl-6-methoxyphenyl hydroxylase has translation MSIIIVGGGMTGATLALAISSLTQGKLPVHLVEAVAPQSSSHPGFDGRAIALAQGTCQQLARSGIWQAIADCATAIETVHVSDRGHAGFVTLEAQDYRIDALGQVVELHDVGLRLFRLLQDAPGVTLHCPARVEHFTRSETSVSVTLDDGSTLEGQLLVAADGSRSALGQQCGIQWQQQPYQQLAVIANVATAEPHRGRAFERFTQHGPLAMLPMSQGRSSLVWCHPLDKADEVQAWSDERFCTELQKAFGWRLGRITHAGKRSVYPLALTTASQSISHRVALVGNAAQTLHPIAGQGFNLGLRDVMSLAETLAQAFAQQQDCGAYPVLSQYQRRRQADKEATIGVTDGLVHLFANRWAPLVAGRNLGLMAMELFIPARDVLAQRTLGWVAR, from the coding sequence ATGAGCATCATCATCGTTGGCGGAGGCATGACGGGGGCGACCCTGGCGCTGGCGATCTCCTCCCTGACCCAGGGCAAGCTGCCGGTTCATCTGGTTGAGGCCGTGGCACCGCAGTCGAGCAGCCATCCGGGGTTTGATGGCCGTGCCATCGCCCTGGCGCAGGGCACCTGCCAGCAGCTGGCCCGCAGCGGGATCTGGCAGGCGATTGCCGATTGCGCCACCGCTATCGAAACCGTTCATGTCAGCGACCGGGGCCATGCCGGGTTTGTTACCCTTGAGGCGCAGGATTATCGTATTGATGCGCTGGGGCAGGTGGTTGAGCTGCACGACGTGGGTCTGCGTCTGTTCCGCCTGTTGCAGGACGCCCCCGGCGTGACGCTGCATTGCCCGGCGCGCGTGGAGCACTTCACCCGCAGCGAAACCTCGGTCAGCGTCACGCTGGATGACGGCAGTACGCTCGAAGGGCAACTGCTGGTGGCAGCCGACGGCTCCCGTTCGGCGCTCGGCCAGCAGTGTGGGATCCAGTGGCAGCAGCAGCCGTACCAGCAGTTGGCGGTGATCGCCAACGTGGCTACCGCCGAGCCGCACCGTGGCCGCGCCTTTGAACGTTTTACCCAGCACGGCCCGCTGGCCATGCTGCCCATGTCGCAGGGGCGCAGCTCGCTGGTCTGGTGCCATCCGCTGGACAAGGCGGATGAGGTGCAGGCCTGGTCTGACGAACGCTTCTGCACCGAGCTGCAAAAGGCCTTTGGCTGGCGGCTTGGGCGCATCACTCATGCCGGAAAACGCTCGGTCTATCCGCTGGCATTAACCACGGCGTCACAGTCCATCTCCCATCGCGTCGCGCTGGTGGGCAATGCGGCGCAGACGCTACACCCCATCGCCGGACAGGGTTTTAACCTCGGGCTGCGCGATGTGATGAGCCTTGCCGAAACCCTGGCGCAGGCCTTTGCCCAACAGCAGGATTGCGGCGCGTATCCGGTGCTGAGCCAGTATCAGAGACGACGTCAGGCAGATAAAGAGGCCACCATCGGCGTGACCGATGGGCTGGTGCATCTGTTTGCCAATCGCTGGGCACCGCTGGTCGCAGGGCGTAATCTCGGGCTGATGGCGATGGAATTATTCATTCCGGCACGTGATGTGCTGGCGCAGAGGACTCTCGGTTGGGTCGCTCGCTAA
- a CDS encoding oxidative stress defense protein, which yields MKLNVIALAALMGFGAASVQASELPDSPHIVTSGTASVDAAPDIATLAIEVNVAAKDAATAKKQADDRVAQYLSFLEQNGVGKKDINSANLRTQPDYDYKDGKSILKGYRAVRTVEVTVRQLDKLNSLLDGALKAGLNEIRSVSLGVAQPEKYKDEARKAAIDDAVRQAQQLASGFNSKLGPVYSVRYHVSNYQPSPMVRMMKAEAAPVSAQDTYEQPTIQFDDQVDVVFQLEPAQGQQQNEQAQQNQPVQQNQQQDTATKAP from the coding sequence GTGAAGTTGAATGTAATCGCCCTGGCGGCACTGATGGGTTTTGGCGCAGCATCCGTTCAGGCCAGTGAACTGCCTGATAGCCCGCATATTGTTACCTCCGGCACCGCAAGCGTGGATGCGGCACCGGACATCGCGACCTTAGCCATTGAAGTGAACGTGGCGGCCAAAGATGCGGCCACCGCCAAGAAACAGGCAGACGATCGCGTTGCGCAATATCTCTCTTTCCTGGAGCAGAACGGCGTTGGTAAAAAAGATATCAACTCTGCCAACCTGCGTACTCAGCCGGATTACGACTATAAGGATGGCAAAAGCATCCTGAAAGGTTACCGCGCGGTGCGTACCGTAGAAGTTACGGTGCGCCAGCTCGATAAGCTGAACTCCCTGCTGGATGGGGCGCTGAAAGCGGGTCTGAACGAGATCCGTTCGGTCTCCCTGGGTGTTGCGCAACCAGAGAAGTATAAAGATGAAGCACGTAAAGCGGCGATCGATGATGCGGTGCGTCAGGCGCAGCAACTGGCTTCCGGCTTTAACAGCAAGCTGGGCCCGGTTTACAGCGTGCGTTACCACGTCTCTAACTATCAGCCGAGCCCAATGGTACGGATGATGAAAGCGGAAGCGGCACCGGTCTCCGCGCAGGATACCTACGAACAGCCAACGATCCAGTTTGACGATCAGGTTGATGTGGTATTCCAGCTGGAACCTGCGCAGGGTCAGCAGCAGAATGAGCAGGCTCAGCAGAACCAGCCGGTTCAGCAGAATCAGCAGCAGGATACGGCGACCAAAGCACCGTAA
- a CDS encoding YecA/YgfB family protein produces MSIQNEMPGYNEVSQLLNQQGVGLTPAEMHGLISGMLCGGNNDSSWLPLVHDLTNEGLAFGHDLAQALRNMHGATSDALEDDGFLFQLYLPDGDDVSVFDRADALAGWVNHYLLGLGVTQPKLEKVTGEAGEAIDDLRNIAQLGYDEDEDQEELEMSLEEIIEYVRVASLLCHDTFTRTKPTAPEVRKPTLH; encoded by the coding sequence ATGTCTATACAGAACGAAATGCCTGGTTACAACGAAGTTAGCCAGTTACTGAACCAGCAGGGCGTGGGTTTAACCCCGGCTGAAATGCACGGTCTGATCAGCGGGATGCTGTGTGGTGGAAACAACGACAGCTCATGGCTGCCGCTGGTTCACGACCTGACGAACGAAGGGCTGGCATTCGGTCACGATCTCGCCCAGGCGTTGCGCAATATGCATGGCGCAACCAGCGATGCGCTCGAAGATGACGGCTTCCTTTTTCAGCTTTATCTGCCTGATGGGGACGACGTCAGCGTGTTCGATCGCGCCGATGCGCTGGCCGGTTGGGTCAACCACTACCTGTTAGGCCTGGGTGTGACGCAGCCTAAGCTGGAGAAAGTGACGGGCGAGGCGGGAGAAGCTATCGACGATCTGCGTAACATCGCTCAGCTGGGCTACGATGAAGACGAAGACCAGGAAGAGCTGGAGATGTCTCTCGAGGAGATCATCGAGTACGTGCGCGTGGCGTCGCTGCTCTGCCACGATACGTTTACCCGGACCAAACCGACCGCGCCGGAAGTGCGCAAACCAACCTTACATTAA
- the pepP gene encoding Xaa-Pro aminopeptidase, with amino-acid sequence MTQQEYLRRRQALLATMQPGSAALIFAAPEATRSNDSEYPYRQSSDFWYFTGFNEPESVLVLIKSHDTHNHSVLFNRVRDLTAEIWFGRRLGQKAAPEKLGVDRALAFSEINEQLYQLLNGLDVIYHAQGEYAYADEIVFAALDKLRKGSRQNLKAPATLTDWRPAVHELRLFKSEEELDVMRRAGEISALAHTRAMQKCRPGMFEYQLEGEIHHEFTRHGARYPAYNTIVGGGENGCILHYTENESELRDGDLVLIDAGCEFNGYAGDITRTFPVNGKFTPAQRAIYDIVLQSLDTALMLFRPGTSIQEVTGEVVRIMISGLVELGILKGDVDQLIAENAHRPFFMHGLSHWLGLDVHDVGVYGPERSRVLEPGMVLTVEPGLYIAPDADVPAEYRGIGIRIEDDILITESGNENLTASVVKNADEIEALMAAARP; translated from the coding sequence ATGACTCAGCAAGAGTATCTTCGCCGCCGTCAGGCGCTGCTGGCCACTATGCAGCCGGGCAGCGCCGCGTTGATTTTTGCCGCACCGGAAGCCACGCGCAGCAACGATAGCGAATATCCGTACCGCCAGAGCAGTGATTTCTGGTACTTCACCGGCTTCAACGAGCCGGAGTCGGTGCTGGTGCTGATTAAAAGTCACGATACCCACAACCACAGCGTGCTGTTTAACCGCGTTCGCGATCTCACCGCCGAGATCTGGTTTGGCCGCCGTCTGGGCCAGAAGGCCGCGCCAGAGAAGCTGGGCGTGGATCGCGCTCTGGCGTTCAGCGAAATCAACGAGCAACTCTATCAACTGCTCAACGGCCTGGACGTGATCTACCACGCGCAGGGCGAATATGCGTATGCGGATGAAATTGTCTTTGCCGCGCTGGATAAGCTGCGCAAAGGTTCCCGGCAAAACCTGAAAGCGCCGGCAACCCTGACCGACTGGCGTCCTGCCGTTCACGAGCTGCGTCTGTTTAAGTCAGAAGAAGAGCTGGATGTAATGCGTCGCGCGGGGGAGATCAGCGCCCTGGCCCATACCCGGGCGATGCAAAAATGCCGTCCGGGAATGTTCGAATATCAGCTGGAAGGCGAAATTCACCATGAATTCACCCGCCACGGCGCACGCTATCCGGCCTATAACACCATCGTCGGCGGTGGGGAAAACGGCTGCATTCTCCATTACACCGAAAACGAGTCTGAGCTGCGGGATGGCGATCTGGTGCTGATCGATGCCGGATGTGAATTTAACGGCTATGCCGGAGATATCACCCGCACCTTCCCGGTCAACGGCAAATTCACCCCGGCCCAACGCGCCATCTACGATATCGTCCTGCAATCGCTGGACACCGCACTGATGCTGTTCCGCCCGGGCACCTCCATTCAGGAAGTCACTGGCGAAGTGGTGCGGATTATGATTAGCGGGCTGGTGGAGCTGGGGATCCTTAAGGGCGACGTCGATCAGTTGATCGCCGAGAACGCTCACCGTCCCTTCTTTATGCATGGCCTGAGCCACTGGCTGGGGCTGGATGTGCACGACGTGGGCGTCTATGGTCCGGAACGCTCCCGCGTGCTGGAGCCGGGAATGGTGCTGACCGTTGAGCCTGGGCTCTACATCGCCCCGGATGCCGATGTGCCCGCCGAATATCGCGGGATTGGCATTCGTATTGAAGATGACATCCTCATCACTGAATCCGGTAACGAAAACCTGACCGCTTCGGTGGTGAAAAACGCAGACGAGATTGAAGCCCTGATGGCGGCGGCTCGCCCATGA
- the argP gene encoding DNA-binding transcriptional regulator ArgP yields the protein MKRPDYRTLQALDAVIRERGFERAAQKLCITQSAVSQRIKQLENMFGQPLLVRTVPPRPTEQGQKLLALLRQVELLEDEWLGDEQTGSTPLLLSLAVNADSLATWLLPALAPVLADSPIRLNLQVEDETRTQERLRRGEVVGAVSIQPQALPSCLVDQLGALDYLFVGSKAFAERYFPNGVTRAALLKAPAVAFDHLDDMHQAFLQQNFDLPPGSVPCHIVNSSEAFVQLARQGTTCCMIPHLQIEKELNSGELIDLTPGLHQRRMLYWHRFAPESRMMRNVTDALLAHGHKVLRQD from the coding sequence ATGAAACGTCCGGACTACAGAACATTACAGGCGCTTGATGCCGTTATTCGTGAACGCGGATTCGAACGCGCAGCACAAAAGCTGTGCATTACCCAGTCCGCGGTTTCACAACGAATCAAACAGCTTGAGAACATGTTCGGGCAGCCGCTGCTGGTTCGTACCGTGCCGCCGCGGCCAACCGAACAGGGGCAAAAGCTGCTGGCGCTGCTGCGTCAGGTTGAGCTGCTGGAAGATGAGTGGCTGGGCGATGAACAGACCGGCTCCACGCCGCTGCTGCTCTCTCTGGCGGTCAACGCCGACAGTCTGGCAACCTGGCTCCTCCCTGCCCTCGCCCCGGTGCTGGCCGATTCGCCTATCCGTCTGAATTTACAGGTCGAAGATGAAACCCGCACTCAGGAGCGTCTGCGCCGCGGTGAAGTAGTGGGTGCAGTCAGTATCCAGCCTCAGGCGCTGCCAAGCTGCCTGGTGGATCAGCTGGGGGCGCTGGATTATCTTTTCGTCGGCTCGAAAGCCTTTGCCGAGCGTTACTTCCCGAACGGCGTCACCCGCGCGGCGCTGCTGAAAGCGCCTGCCGTGGCCTTTGACCATCTGGACGATATGCATCAGGCATTTTTACAGCAGAACTTCGACCTGCCGCCCGGCAGCGTTCCCTGCCATATCGTGAATTCCTCCGAAGCCTTCGTGCAGCTGGCACGTCAGGGCACCACCTGCTGCATGATCCCACATCTGCAGATCGAGAAAGAGCTGAACAGCGGCGAACTGATCGACCTGACGCCAGGTCTGCACCAGCGCCGCATGCTCTACTGGCACCGCTTTGCGCCGGAAAGCCGGATGATGCGCAACGTCACCGATGCCCTGCTGGCCCATGGGCATAAAGTCCTGCGCCAGGATTAA